From the Chthoniobacterales bacterium genome, one window contains:
- a CDS encoding zinc-binding dehydrogenase, which produces MKTPAAILVEQRKPLVIDEVEVPALKRGQVLVEIHATRVCGSQIGEIDGVKGPDQFLPHLLGHEAGAIVLEIGPEVTHIAPGDRVVCHWRPGAGIDAGGSVYDWNGTKVNAGPITTFQKYAVISENRLTKVPPDTDFELCCLLADTLTTGFGIIHNDAKVQRGESVVIFGVGGIGLGVMLGAKLAGANAIIGVDLHDHKLAKAAEYGLTHQINASRENAAERIKAILGGLADVTIDGTGNPKVIETAYDLAKLRGGRCVLFGVMPHNQRVSIHTLPLHFGRILTGSEGGQSRPEKDIPRILDQLASARIDCSGFISHRGSLADIERIIGKMRSGEVIHAVANPRE; this is translated from the coding sequence ATGAAAACACCCGCTGCCATTTTGGTCGAGCAGCGCAAACCGCTTGTCATCGATGAAGTCGAGGTGCCTGCGCTCAAACGCGGGCAAGTGCTTGTCGAAATCCATGCCACCCGCGTCTGCGGATCTCAGATTGGCGAGATCGATGGCGTCAAGGGTCCCGACCAATTCCTTCCGCATTTGCTTGGTCATGAGGCTGGGGCCATTGTCCTCGAGATTGGTCCCGAAGTGACCCACATTGCACCGGGCGACCGCGTCGTTTGCCACTGGCGTCCGGGAGCGGGGATTGATGCCGGGGGCTCGGTCTATGATTGGAACGGCACCAAAGTGAACGCCGGTCCGATCACCACGTTCCAGAAATACGCGGTCATTTCCGAAAACCGTCTGACCAAAGTCCCACCGGATACCGATTTCGAGCTGTGCTGCCTGTTGGCCGACACGCTGACCACTGGATTCGGCATCATCCACAACGACGCGAAAGTCCAACGCGGCGAATCGGTCGTCATCTTCGGGGTAGGGGGCATCGGGTTGGGTGTGATGCTTGGCGCCAAGCTCGCCGGGGCCAATGCGATCATCGGCGTCGACCTTCATGACCACAAACTGGCCAAGGCAGCGGAATACGGCCTGACCCATCAGATCAATGCCTCGCGCGAAAACGCCGCGGAGCGGATTAAGGCGATTCTCGGCGGTCTGGCCGACGTGACCATCGACGGCACGGGAAATCCGAAAGTGATCGAGACAGCCTACGATCTGGCCAAACTGCGTGGCGGACGCTGCGTGCTCTTCGGTGTGATGCCTCACAATCAACGGGTCAGCATTCATACACTGCCCTTGCATTTTGGTCGCATTCTCACCGGATCCGAGGGCGGCCAAAGCCGCCCAGAGAAGGACATCCCCCGCATCTTGGATCAGCTTGCCTCGGCCCGAATCGATTGCTCCGGATTCATCTCGCACCGAGGCAGTCTTGCTGATATTGAGCGGATCATTGGGAAGATGCGTTCAGGCGAGGTGATT
- a CDS encoding GxxExxY protein codes for MDENEIGSAVVDCAVALPRDLWPGLLETVYEVTLARALERRGLRVERQVAVPIEYEGERFAEGFRADVIVEGKVLLELKSVEHVTPAHKKQLLTYLRLTGLKLGYLLNFGEALMRDGITRIINGSLDPIPLSTRASVRGNSSEEGFSQRHKGIGDLKL; via the coding sequence ATGGACGAGAATGAGATTGGATCCGCTGTCGTGGACTGTGCGGTTGCTCTGCCTCGGGATCTTTGGCCTGGTCTTCTTGAGACCGTCTACGAAGTGACTTTGGCGCGGGCGCTGGAGCGTCGCGGACTTCGCGTGGAACGGCAGGTTGCGGTGCCGATCGAATATGAGGGCGAGCGATTTGCCGAGGGCTTTCGCGCAGATGTGATTGTGGAGGGAAAAGTGCTCTTGGAGTTGAAGTCGGTCGAACACGTAACACCCGCGCACAAGAAGCAGCTTTTGACGTATTTGCGACTCACTGGGTTGAAGTTGGGTTACTTGCTGAACTTCGGTGAAGCGCTCATGCGCGACGGAATCACTCGCATTATCAATGGCTCTTTGGATCCCATCCCTTTGAGCACCCGTGCCTCCGTAAGAGGAAACAGTTCGGAAGAAGGTTTTTCACAAAGACACAAAGGCATTGGAGATTTGAAGCTTTGA
- a CDS encoding type II toxin-antitoxin system VapC family toxin, with protein sequence MKKRYLIDTSALLAHLLQESGCEVVERLLEASGDKLAICILTWVEFEIFLSRSTYTAKEKARILSIYRAALGDPLPVDEKVGREALVIREALGARIPLTDLLIAACAKANGFVLVYRDKHLTSIPGDLLGQLRLPAKEARTRQAK encoded by the coding sequence TTGAAAAAGCGCTATCTCATCGACACGTCCGCACTGCTTGCCCACTTGTTGCAAGAGAGCGGGTGTGAGGTGGTCGAGCGTTTGCTCGAGGCCTCCGGCGACAAGTTGGCCATCTGCATCCTGACCTGGGTCGAGTTCGAAATCTTTTTGAGCCGCTCTACCTACACGGCAAAAGAAAAAGCGCGGATCCTCTCGATCTATCGGGCCGCGTTGGGAGATCCTCTCCCGGTCGATGAAAAAGTCGGCCGCGAGGCGCTGGTGATCCGGGAAGCGCTTGGGGCCCGGATTCCGCTGACGGATCTTTTGATCGCCGCGTGCGCGAAAGCGAACGGTTTCGTGTTGGTATACCGCGACAAGCATCTTACGAGCATTCCCGGAGATCTCCTTGGACAGCTGCGGTTGCCGGCGAAAGAGGCGAGGACGCGCCAAGCAAAATAA
- a CDS encoding AbrB/MazE/SpoVT family DNA-binding domain-containing protein, with translation MDSSSTLLPSSLVTGKLQTTIPAVLARRHGIKTGTRLVWLADSKNKTLVARVLPDAVTRLREAQKIATGNKRAAAKLKAEYEADRAWQRAHDRQV, from the coding sequence ATGGATTCCAGCAGCACGCTCCTTCCAAGTTCATTGGTGACAGGTAAACTGCAAACCACCATTCCCGCGGTGCTCGCGCGGCGCCACGGTATAAAGACCGGCACCAGATTGGTGTGGCTAGCCGACTCCAAGAACAAGACTCTCGTGGCTCGGGTGTTGCCGGATGCAGTGACGCGGCTTCGCGAAGCACAGAAAATTGCCACGGGCAACAAGAGGGCGGCCGCCAAGCTGAAGGCCGAGTATGAAGCCGATCGCGCTTGGCAGCGGGCGCATGACCGTCAAGTTTGA
- a CDS encoding class I SAM-dependent methyltransferase, with the protein MSYVDFIAPIHKATTRDYLARVNDPEYPKAKAAELALKWDVEYWDGDRRTGYGGMNYDGRWRKVADLMAKHYGLKAGDKVLDIGCGKGFLLYDLTQAVPGIEVAGLEISSYAIDHAKPEVKDRMVHGKASEVPFADGEFDFVFSINTLHNLPCYDLDRALREMMRVGKKHRYLCVESWRNESEKANLLYWQLTCRAFFAPDEWEWWFKQTGYTGDHSFIYFE; encoded by the coding sequence ATGTCCTACGTCGATTTCATCGCGCCGATCCACAAGGCGACAACGCGCGACTACCTCGCTAGGGTCAACGATCCTGAATACCCGAAGGCCAAGGCTGCCGAACTGGCGCTGAAATGGGACGTCGAATATTGGGATGGCGACCGTCGGACCGGCTACGGCGGCATGAATTACGACGGACGCTGGCGCAAGGTCGCGGACCTGATGGCGAAACACTACGGACTCAAGGCCGGCGACAAGGTCCTCGATATCGGCTGCGGGAAGGGTTTCCTGCTCTACGATCTCACCCAAGCCGTCCCCGGAATTGAGGTTGCCGGTCTGGAAATCAGTTCGTATGCCATCGACCACGCCAAGCCCGAGGTGAAGGACCGCATGGTGCATGGTAAAGCGTCCGAGGTGCCCTTTGCCGACGGCGAATTCGACTTTGTATTTTCCATCAACACGCTTCACAACCTGCCTTGCTACGATCTCGACCGTGCGCTCCGTGAAATGATGCGGGTCGGCAAGAAACACCGTTACCTTTGTGTCGAGAGCTGGCGGAATGAATCAGAGAAAGCCAATCTGCTCTATTGGCAGCTGACCTGCCGCGCCTTTTTCGCCCCGGATGAGTGGGAATGGTGGTTCAAACAAACCGGTTACACCGGCGACCACAGCTTTATTTACTTTGAATAA
- a CDS encoding nucleotidyl transferase AbiEii/AbiGii toxin family protein yields MSELTPVLVAASELVSFCRERDWPSCLIGGLAVQRWGEPRFTRDADLTLLTGFGSESVFIDELVGNFAPRRADAAEFAQRARVVLLKAGNGVDLDVALGALPFEERSVKRSSDYAFRESCVLPTCSAEDLIVHKVFAGRDRDWADVRGVLSRQGKQLDLSLIRKELCPLLEAKEDSESMEKFERLASGL; encoded by the coding sequence ATGTCGGAGCTGACACCCGTTCTTGTCGCAGCCTCGGAACTTGTGAGCTTCTGCCGCGAGCGAGATTGGCCTAGCTGTCTCATCGGTGGTCTTGCCGTGCAGCGTTGGGGCGAACCGCGCTTCACGCGCGACGCTGATCTCACGTTGTTAACGGGCTTTGGTTCGGAGAGTGTATTCATTGACGAGTTGGTAGGTAATTTCGCGCCGCGGCGTGCGGATGCTGCAGAGTTTGCCCAGCGAGCACGCGTGGTGTTGCTCAAAGCCGGGAATGGAGTTGATCTCGATGTGGCGCTGGGGGCACTTCCGTTTGAGGAGCGATCTGTGAAGAGGTCGTCGGACTATGCTTTCAGAGAGAGCTGCGTTTTGCCAACCTGCTCGGCCGAGGATCTAATCGTGCATAAAGTTTTTGCCGGGCGCGATAGAGACTGGGCCGATGTGCGAGGCGTGTTGTCGCGCCAAGGCAAACAACTCGACCTTTCTTTGATCCGGAAAGAACTGTGCCCCTTGCTCGAAGCCAAAGAGGATTCCGAAAGCATGGAAAAATTCGAGCGTTTGGCGTCGGGTCTCTGA
- a CDS encoding transketolase, whose translation MRNAFADEITKIAQKREDIVLLSGDIGNRLFDKFKEVAPTRFYNCGVAEANMIGVAAGMAASGLKPVCYTIASFITYRVIEQIRLDLGYHHQNVVFVGTGAGLSYASLGSTHHSVEDMGMLRLVPGLAVLAPGDEMELRPALRAALDYPGPVYIRIGKKGEPVVHKTELKVEIGKAVKLRDGKDAWILALGNTLPMAIDAAAQLESGGINCGVASMGSLKPLDTDFLAEVFRSAKAVATLEEHSILGGLGTATAEWMAANGESARAKLLTFGTPDEFLHQTTHQPSARAWAGLTVEQVVKRISETI comes from the coding sequence ATGCGTAACGCTTTCGCCGACGAGATCACCAAAATCGCGCAGAAGCGCGAGGATATCGTGCTGCTCTCAGGAGACATCGGGAACCGTCTCTTCGACAAGTTCAAGGAGGTCGCGCCCACGCGCTTCTACAACTGCGGCGTGGCCGAGGCCAATATGATCGGCGTTGCCGCCGGGATGGCTGCCAGCGGACTCAAGCCTGTCTGCTACACCATTGCCTCTTTCATCACGTATCGCGTGATCGAACAAATCCGCCTCGACCTCGGCTACCATCATCAAAACGTCGTCTTCGTTGGCACCGGTGCAGGACTTTCCTACGCCTCGCTCGGATCGACCCATCATTCGGTGGAAGACATGGGCATGTTGCGCCTCGTTCCCGGACTTGCCGTGTTGGCTCCCGGCGATGAAATGGAGCTCCGGCCGGCCTTGCGCGCGGCTCTCGATTACCCGGGGCCCGTTTACATCAGAATCGGGAAAAAAGGTGAACCGGTCGTCCACAAAACGGAGCTCAAAGTAGAAATTGGCAAGGCCGTAAAGCTGCGCGATGGCAAAGACGCTTGGATTCTTGCGCTCGGCAACACCTTGCCGATGGCCATTGACGCAGCGGCACAGTTGGAATCCGGCGGTATCAACTGCGGCGTGGCCAGCATGGGTTCTTTGAAGCCGCTCGACACGGATTTTTTGGCCGAGGTTTTCCGTTCAGCCAAAGCCGTCGCGACGCTCGAAGAACATTCCATTCTCGGTGGACTTGGAACGGCCACCGCCGAGTGGATGGCGGCGAACGGAGAAAGCGCGAGGGCTAAACTCCTGACATTCGGCACGCCCGACGAATTCCTTCACCAAACCACGCACCAGCCTTCCGCGCGTGCTTGGGCTGGGCTAACCGTGGAGCAAGTCGTCAAACGCATCAGCGAAACTATATGA